One Onthophagus taurus isolate NC chromosome 11, IU_Otau_3.0, whole genome shotgun sequence genomic window carries:
- the LOC111417456 gene encoding DNA-directed RNA polymerases I and III subunit RPAC2: MPVAQLAGNTDEGSRTFVIDGEGHTLGNALRTIIVCYPDVEFCGYTVPHPAENKINFRIQMMTGKGKAIDALKRGLSDLATVCDVMLQKFDNDLESYKEHYKV, translated from the exons ATGCCTGTAGCTCAA TTAGCAGGTAATACAGATGAAGGTAGTAGAACCTTTGTTATTGATGGTGAGGGTCATACGTTGGGGAATGCGTTAAGAACGATTATTGTATGCTA CCCAGATGTCGAATTTTGTGGATACACCGTTCCACACCCTGCAGAGAATAAAATCAACTTTCGAATACAAATGATGACTGGGAAAGGAAAAGCTATTGATGCTTTAAAGCGTGGGTTATCTGATTTAGCCACAGTGTGTGATGTGATGTTACAAAAATTCGATAATGATTTAGAATCTTACAAAGAACATTATAAGGTGTAA